From the genome of Roseivivax sp. THAF197b:
CCGCGCCGACCATGGCGCCTTGTGCAGGCGCAGACGGGCATTGCGATCCCCCTCGATCCAGCGCTCGACCAGCAGGAACAGATCGGTCCAGACGGTCTGCGGGCAGGCATAGCCGCACCAGACCCGGCCCAGCGCCGCGGTAAAGAGAAAGAGCCCCAGCCCCGCCATCACGAGAAGCCCCGCGACGAAATAGAATTCATGCGGCCAGATCTCGATCCAGAAAAAGTAGAAGCGCCGGTTGGCCAGATCGACGAGCACCGCCTGATCGGGCAGGTTCGGGCCCCGGTCCCAGCGGATCCAGGGCGTCAGATAATAGATCGTGAGCGTAACGCCCATGATCCACCATTTCAGACGCCGGAACGCGCCGGAGACGCGACGGGGAAATATCGGTTCACGCGCCGCGTAAAGTTGCGGGGTTTCAGCACCTTGATCGGACATATTCTGGGAATCCTTGGCCGGGATTTTTGCCAGCTATGCCACCTTGTGCCGGGCGCGCTCCTTGACCCAGATCAAACCGGGGGGCGCATGCGCAAATGTCGCACCCTTCCGGGGCGTTTCCTGTCAGCGCGAGGCACCCTGCCCCGCAAGACCCGCGAGGTGCTCCATGCGGGCGCGAAACTCGGTCTCGACATCATGGCCGCGGGCAAAGTCATGCGCGTTCTTCGAGGCCTGGATCAGGCCCTCGCGGTCAGCATCGAATGCGGCCACTTCGGCGGCCAGCGCAGACACATCGCCCAGCGCAGAGGCGCGGCCCGCGCGCGACGCCTTTGCCAGCGCCGCCCACATGCCATTGGCATAGCCCGCCACGGCAAGACCGCAGCCCATGTTTTCGAGATAGGTGCAGGACGGGTCGGATTGCCGGTGGCAACAAAGGTAGATATCCGCGTTCCGGCGCAGCCACGGCACGAGCTCAGTCGCGAAATCGACCGGATCATGCAGGGTGACATGATCCTCCAGACCGCCCTGCGCGATCTGATCGGCAATCCGGCCCCGCAAGCTGCCCGCTCCGAATATATCGAGCGTGAACGGAATGTTGCGCGCAAGAAGCGCGGTCGCAACCGGGGCCAGGTCCTGCGCGCCCTTCATCGGCTCCAACCGTCCGGAATAGACCAGGCGCAGGGGCGCGCCCGACATCAGGCGCGCGTGACGGGCGGATTGATCCTCGGGACTGGCGAAGAGATCGGCAGTCATGCGATTGTCGAGATAGAGAAGCGCCTGCGGATCGAACCTGCGACAGAGCGCATGGGCCGGATAGCCATTGGCTTGCAGCGCGGCAGCCCCCGACAGGAGCGCGCGCCGCTTGCGATCACGCCACGCGATGCGCAGGGCTGAGAGGGCCCGCCGCGGGGAACTTTTCGTGGTATCGAGGGCCGCGATGCGCAGGCGGGTTTCCAACGTGTATTCAAGCGACGCCACGAGCGGGATACCACATGATGCGGCCACCGCCTCCACTCCGAAATTCCGGTCATC
Proteins encoded in this window:
- a CDS encoding glycosyltransferase yields the protein MTAPRLLMIAPAPVIRGSRGITLDRKFVEGMRHHVASWPGSVAVLLREGAGNIPFGAMEIDPASEPYDLRIIAAHAPVTARDVDGADLLLCSADDDRNFGVEAVAASCGIPLVASLEYTLETRLRIAALDTTKSSPRRALSALRIAWRDRKRRALLSGAAALQANGYPAHALCRRFDPQALLYLDNRMTADLFASPEDQSARHARLMSGAPLRLVYSGRLEPMKGAQDLAPVATALLARNIPFTLDIFGAGSLRGRIADQIAQGGLEDHVTLHDPVDFATELVPWLRRNADIYLCCHRQSDPSCTYLENMGCGLAVAGYANGMWAALAKASRAGRASALGDVSALAAEVAAFDADREGLIQASKNAHDFARGHDVETEFRARMEHLAGLAGQGASR